Proteins co-encoded in one Rhodospirillales bacterium genomic window:
- a CDS encoding YmdB family metallophosphoesterase, with translation MRILILGDVVGSSGRKAVAEHLPGLRRDLDLDFVMVNGENAAHGFGITGPICADLYAAGADVITTGNHVWDQREIAGYIEGDPRLLRPLNYPAGTPGRGAGVFPARGGRSVLVAHPMGRLYMEPLDNPFAAVETALANHRLGASVAAALVDIHAEATSEKMAMAHFLDGRVSAVVGSHTHVPTADARVLPGGTAYISDLGMCGDYDSV, from the coding sequence ATGCGCATTCTGATTCTCGGCGACGTGGTGGGGAGTTCCGGGCGGAAAGCGGTGGCGGAACACCTGCCCGGGCTGCGCCGCGACCTCGATCTCGATTTCGTCATGGTCAACGGCGAAAACGCGGCGCACGGCTTCGGCATCACCGGGCCGATCTGCGCCGATCTCTACGCCGCCGGCGCCGACGTCATCACCACCGGCAACCATGTGTGGGATCAGCGCGAAATCGCGGGCTACATCGAGGGCGATCCGCGCTTGCTGAGGCCGCTCAACTATCCCGCCGGCACGCCCGGGCGCGGTGCGGGCGTCTTTCCCGCGCGCGGCGGGCGTTCGGTGCTGGTGGCGCATCCGATGGGCCGTCTTTACATGGAGCCGCTCGACAATCCCTTCGCCGCGGTCGAGACGGCGCTCGCCAACCATCGGCTCGGCGCATCCGTCGCCGCCGCGCTGGTCGATATCCACGCGGAGGCGACCAGCGAGAAGATGGCGATGGCCCATTTTCTCGACGGGCGCGTGTCGGCGGTGGTCGGCAGCCACACCCACGTGCCGACGGCGGACGCGCGCGTGCTGCCGGGCGGCACCGCCTACATCAGCGATCTCGGCATGTGCGGCGATTACGATTCGGTGA
- a CDS encoding 5-formyltetrahydrofolate cyclo-ligase has translation MTLDQAKKATRAEAQARRAAAFAADPNAGARLAANVMAKADALGLAPGVAVSVYWPMQQEMDVRPLLDALAGRGCRVALPVVMGKGKPLVFRRWQPGLVLKSGSFGLSEPGPEEPEVTPRVVFAPLLAFDRMGHRIGWGAGFYDRTLAGLRAQGPTTAVGIAYAAQEVAEVPTGPFDQPLDWIATEREITRLSGHPRASGGPDR, from the coding sequence ATGACCCTCGACCAAGCCAAAAAGGCGACGCGCGCCGAGGCGCAAGCCCGCCGCGCCGCCGCCTTCGCCGCCGATCCGAACGCGGGCGCGCGCCTCGCCGCGAACGTGATGGCCAAGGCGGACGCGCTCGGGCTCGCGCCGGGCGTCGCGGTTTCGGTCTATTGGCCGATGCAGCAGGAAATGGACGTGCGCCCGCTGCTCGACGCGCTCGCCGGTCGCGGCTGCCGGGTCGCGCTGCCGGTGGTGATGGGGAAAGGGAAGCCGCTCGTCTTCCGGCGCTGGCAGCCGGGCCTGGTCCTGAAATCGGGTTCGTTCGGTTTGAGCGAGCCGGGGCCGGAGGAACCCGAGGTTACGCCCCGCGTCGTGTTCGCGCCGTTGCTCGCCTTCGACCGGATGGGCCATCGCATCGGCTGGGGCGCCGGGTTCTACGACCGCACGCTCGCGGGCCTGCGCGCCCAGGGGCCGACCACTGCCGTCGGCATCGCCTACGCCGCCCAGGAGGTGGCCGAGGTGCCGACCGGCCCCTTCGATCAGCCGCTCGACTGGATCGCGACCGAACGCGAAATAACCCGGCTTTCGGGTCACCCCCGCGCAAGCGGGGGTCCAGACCGTTAA
- a CDS encoding cell division protein ZapA, translating to MAQTSVRINGRSYPIVCDDGQEAHLARLAEFIDKRVGQLAAAIGRADDSRLLVMASLMIADELLDAQAELRAARAEAGDSPALAVAAAEDAIARRIERVAERIEGLAAGLERLRPEPSAA from the coding sequence TTGGCCCAGACATCGGTTCGCATCAACGGCCGCTCGTACCCCATCGTCTGCGACGACGGGCAGGAAGCGCACCTCGCCCGCCTCGCCGAATTCATCGACAAGCGGGTCGGCCAGCTCGCCGCCGCGATCGGGCGCGCCGACGATTCGCGCCTTCTGGTGATGGCGAGCCTGATGATCGCCGACGAATTGCTGGACGCGCAGGCGGAACTGCGCGCCGCGCGCGCGGAAGCCGGCGACAGCCCGGCGCTGGCGGTGGCCGCGGCCGAGGACGCTATCGCCCGGCGCATCGAGCGCGTCGCCGAACGGATCGAAGGTCTCGCCGCCGGGCTGGAACGGTTGCGGCCGGAGCCGAGTGCCGCCTGA
- a CDS encoding DUF4164 family protein: MRSYRGARGRIPARIKRRAPLGALWREVVLTETHLQRKPGRLGAAEARLEAALGRIEAALDGVGRELAARADRAAAEAESRVRVDTERAEDRAVLAQLREENAALQHVRDQVSSRLDAAVEHLRQVLAH, from the coding sequence ATGCGCTCCTACCGGGGCGCGCGCGGGCGAATCCCCGCGCGCATCAAAAGGCGCGCCCCTCTCGGGGCGCTTTGGCGGGAGGTCGTTTTGACGGAAACTCATTTGCAGCGGAAGCCGGGTCGGCTCGGCGCCGCCGAGGCCCGGCTCGAAGCCGCCCTCGGCCGGATCGAAGCGGCGCTCGACGGCGTCGGTCGCGAACTGGCGGCGCGCGCGGACCGGGCGGCGGCCGAGGCCGAATCCCGGGTCCGGGTCGACACGGAGCGCGCCGAAGACCGCGCCGTGCTCGCGCAACTGCGGGAAGAAAACGCGGCGCTGCAACACGTGCGCGATCAGGTGTCGAGCCGGCTCGACGCCGCGGTCGAGCACCTGCGCCAAGTCCTGGCGCACTGA
- the gap gene encoding type I glyceraldehyde-3-phosphate dehydrogenase: protein MAVRVAINGFGRIGRLVLRAIVESGRKDIQVVGVNDLGSVEANAHLLRYDSVHGRLPVEVKVKGDVMTVGKSAIRVTAEKEPAKLPWKKLGVDIAFECTGRFTDRASAAQHLTAGAKKVLVSAPADGVDLTVVYGVNHDKLTGKHVVVSNASCTTNCLAPVAYVLNEAVGIVKGYMTTIHAYTGDQRTVDTLHKDLRRARAAALSMIPTSTGAAKAVGLVLPELKGKLDGTAIRVTTPNVSVVDFKFVAKKKTDAKAINAAILKAAKGKLKGVLGTNDEPLVSVDFNHCPYSSMFDLTQTQVIDGDFVRVLSWYDNEWGFSNRMADTALAMANAK, encoded by the coding sequence ATGGCGGTACGCGTGGCAATCAACGGTTTCGGACGGATCGGGCGGCTGGTGCTGCGGGCGATCGTCGAGTCCGGGCGCAAGGACATTCAGGTGGTCGGCGTCAACGACCTGGGTTCGGTCGAGGCCAACGCCCATCTGCTCCGCTACGACTCGGTCCACGGCCGCCTGCCGGTCGAGGTCAAGGTCAAGGGCGACGTCATGACCGTGGGCAAGTCCGCGATCCGGGTCACCGCCGAGAAGGAACCGGCGAAGCTGCCGTGGAAGAAGCTCGGCGTCGACATCGCGTTCGAATGCACCGGTCGTTTCACCGATCGCGCGTCCGCCGCGCAGCACCTGACCGCCGGCGCGAAGAAGGTGCTGGTTTCCGCCCCGGCCGACGGGGTCGATCTCACCGTCGTCTACGGCGTCAACCACGACAAGCTGACCGGAAAGCACGTGGTCGTGTCCAACGCGTCCTGCACCACCAACTGCCTGGCGCCGGTCGCCTACGTGCTCAACGAGGCGGTCGGCATCGTCAAGGGCTACATGACCACGATCCACGCCTACACCGGCGACCAGCGCACGGTGGATACGCTGCACAAGGACCTGCGCCGGGCGCGCGCGGCGGCGCTCTCCATGATCCCGACCTCGACCGGCGCGGCCAAGGCGGTCGGTCTGGTGTTGCCGGAATTGAAGGGCAAGCTCGACGGCACCGCCATCCGCGTCACCACCCCCAACGTGTCGGTGGTCGATTTCAAGTTTGTCGCCAAGAAGAAGACCGACGCGAAGGCGATCAACGCCGCCATCCTCAAGGCCGCCAAGGGCAAGCTCAAGGGCGTGCTCGGCACCAACGACGAGCCGCTGGTGTCGGTCGATTTCAATCACTGCCCGTACAGCTCCATGTTCGACCTGACCCAGACCCAGGTGATCGACGGCGATTTCGTGCGCGTGCTGTCGTGGTACGACAACGAATGGGGCTTCTCCAACCGCATGGCCGACACCGCGCTGGCGATGGCCAACGCCAAGTGA
- the thiE gene encoding thiamine phosphate synthase gives MADARTRLYLITPPKIVLPAFADAFKAALDGGDVAAAQLRLKDADDDTIKRAAETLLPIARERGVTFIMNDRPDLAAATGCDGVHIGQEDASYEEARKALGDDGVVGVTCHDSRHLAIEAAEKGADYIAFGAFFPTGTKEPKTRADVDLLAWCSEVLVVPCVAIGGITPANCAPLVRAGADFLAVVSAVWDHPDGPAAAVKEFNEAIAAA, from the coding sequence ATGGCTGATGCGCGCACTCGTTTATATCTGATCACGCCGCCGAAGATCGTGTTGCCGGCGTTCGCCGACGCGTTCAAGGCGGCCCTCGACGGAGGCGACGTGGCGGCGGCGCAATTGCGCCTGAAGGACGCGGACGACGACACGATCAAGCGCGCGGCGGAAACATTGCTCCCCATCGCGCGCGAACGCGGCGTCACGTTCATCATGAACGACCGGCCCGACCTGGCGGCAGCCACCGGCTGCGACGGCGTGCACATCGGTCAGGAGGATGCGTCGTACGAGGAAGCGCGAAAAGCGCTCGGCGACGACGGCGTGGTCGGCGTCACCTGCCACGATTCGCGCCACCTCGCCATCGAGGCGGCGGAAAAAGGCGCCGACTACATTGCCTTCGGCGCCTTCTTCCCGACCGGCACCAAGGAGCCAAAGACGCGTGCCGACGTGGACCTGCTCGCCTGGTGTTCGGAAGTTTTGGTGGTGCCCTGCGTCGCCATCGGCGGCATCACGCCCGCGAACTGCGCGCCCTTGGTGCGCGCGGGCGCGGATTTCCTCGCCGTCGTCTCCGCCGTGTGGGACCACCCCGACGGCCCGGCGGCGGCGGTGAAGGAATTCAACGAAGCAATTGCGGCGGCTTAA
- a CDS encoding VOC family protein: MNLRRLDHLVVTARDMEATVKFYTEILGMRLVTFGEGRRALAFGDQKINLHDATKPYVPHARRPEPGAVDICFIAAEPVEQVMVELQAKGIAIEEGIVPKTGARAKLRSLYIRDPDGNLIEISNEVE; the protein is encoded by the coding sequence ATGAATCTTCGCCGCCTCGATCATCTGGTCGTCACCGCCCGCGACATGGAGGCGACCGTCAAGTTCTATACCGAAATTCTCGGCATGCGCCTGGTGACGTTCGGCGAAGGGCGCCGCGCCCTTGCGTTTGGGGATCAGAAGATCAATCTGCACGATGCGACGAAGCCGTACGTGCCCCACGCGCGCCGGCCCGAACCGGGCGCAGTCGATATCTGCTTCATCGCCGCCGAGCCGGTCGAGCAGGTGATGGTGGAATTGCAGGCAAAGGGGATCGCGATCGAGGAAGGGATCGTGCCCAAGACCGGCGCGCGAGCGAAACTGCGTTCGCTCTACATCCGCGACCCCGACGGCAACCTGATCGAGATTTCGAACGAGGTGGAGTGA